The Eurosta solidaginis isolate ZX-2024a chromosome 4, ASM4086904v1, whole genome shotgun sequence genome includes a window with the following:
- the LOC137248496 gene encoding uncharacterized protein, which produces MSAPENYLIEFLLLDDQSELRARRQEEVVDEILDAVFAGSSSSEDSDTENEDHVKCENFEATLDAMNQKDFKMHMRLKRETVEYLIMRYSNYAPDPSSGGRPPVTAKKSVYMYIWYVSNTVTFRQLGNLFGVAQSAAWSVVQRVATFLVSIADEHIKLPQGAYLHENSEQFREKKRIPGVIGAIDCTHIAIKGPKNCKEMYFNRKKAYSIVVQAVVDCNKKFIDITCGEPGSLHDYRVLRRSKLFEDAESYYEEMFPNSHFIIGDSTYPSNKWIVSPFKDYGNLNDAQRKFNEILSSTRMVVENAFGLLKGRFRSERMRFA; this is translated from the exons atgaGTGCTCCGGAAAACTATTTG ATTGAATTTCTTCTCTTGGATGACCAGAGTGAATTGCGTGCCCGTAGGCAGGAAGAAGTTGTCGACGAAATCTTGGATGCTGTTTTCGCAGGTTCCAGCTCCTCTGAGGACTCTGACACCGAAAACGAAGATCATGTAAAGTGCGAAAATTTCGAGGCGACTCTTGATGCGATGAATCAGAAAGATTTTAAGATGCACATGAGACTGAAACGTGAAACTGTGGAATACCTTATTA TGAGATATTCCAATTATGCCCCTGATCCATCTAGCGGTGGAAGGCCACCAGTTACGGCCAAAAagtctgtatatatgtatatttggtacGTGAGCAACACAGTGACCTTCAGACAACTAGGTAATTTGTTTGGGGTGGCTCAGTCGGCAGCGTGGTCAGTAGTGCAGCGAGTTGCTACTTTTTTGGTGTCCATAGCCGATGAACACATAAAGTTGCCACAAGGGGcttatttgcatgaaaattcaGAACAATTTCGTGAAAAGAAACGTATTCCGGGTGTAATTGGGGCAATCGATTGCACACACATTGCCATTAAGGGACCAAAGAATTGTAAGGAAATGTACTTTAATAGGAAGAAAGCATACAGCATAGTGGTTCAAGCCGTAGtcgattgtaacaaaaaatttattgatattaCCTGTGGTGAACCAGGATCGCTTCACGATTATAGGGTACTAAGACGATCCAAACTCTTTGAAGACGCAGAAAGTTATTATGAGGAAATGTTTCCCAACTCGCATTTCATCATAGGAGATTCCACGTATCCTTCGAACAAGTGGATAGTATCACCGTTCAAAGACTATGGAAATTTAAATGATGCGCAAAGAAAGTTCAACGAAATACTTTCATCTACACGAATGGTAGTTGAAAACGCATTTGGTTTGTTGAAAGGCAGATTTCG TAGTGAACGTATGCGTTTTGCATAA